The Tigriopus californicus strain San Diego chromosome 10, Tcal_SD_v2.1, whole genome shotgun sequence region tgttcaaccttttttttggtgactagacacaattactggattcgaactGCTCTTAAGCCttatgctaattttcaactctttttgaacaaagtcttcctatgttttggaatttttgtctgtgtcccacctttcggaacgcATTCAGGTATTGCTAAATTAGAGTGCACTTCCTCAAAAGCTGATTCAAAATATCTCCTGATATTTGTCGAAAATGGTGTCAAGACTAATTAATACACCAACGTTTACATCGATTCGATGTTAAATACTGGGTTGATCCCAATCACACTTCAAGATTGACTAAAGTTGGCCGAAGGAGCGAAATGCTGGATTCCTTTCCAAAGACTTTTGACCTCCATCTTCCCCAGATACAAAACCCCTAGATTTCAGCATATGGTCGATTTGAAGGACCATGTctgcaagaaaaataattaaCCATTTGATCTACCCCtcttatttgatcccatcagtatcAGGTAAGTCACTCCATTAGGGGtggaactttaaaaaaatctggaGTAAATTATTATACATTTTTTGTCGAGTCTGGGCTCTAGTccggccaattcctccaaacttgagtaaaagactcaagtgcaCTCTGACTGGAGTCTGGACTCGGCCCAGCACTAATTCCTCCAAActtgagtaaaagactcaagtgcaCTCTGACTGGAGTCTGGACTCGGCCCAGCACTAACACATTGCNCTCTAGTccggccaattcctccaaacttgagtaaaagactcaagtgcaCTCTGACTGGAGTCTGGACTCGGCCCAGCACTAACacattgccaagaaatatgaaacgctttttcaatgtcccaaaaataaataaaaatgtttcacttttctgaagtaTGCAGAACAAGCAAAACATAGTTCATTTTATCTCTTAAAACTTACCTAAAATAAATAATTCACAACTTTGATGTCATAATCGTCAATCACGAGTTCAATCAACTTTGAGCTTTAAGTTTGAGAATTTTCTATTAATATTTGGTGAAAAAATCTTTCGTGCGTAGAAAACAactattgcaaaaagtgataaatttgaaaaccaaatTGTCAGATGTAACTTGTTGTACGAAAATAAAAGAACCTTActtattttcatgctatccAAGACGGATATGTTTCGTTTCTGGCAATTACTTAAAGTAGTTAGGTCAGCTTTCGatttattttacttcaaaatgcaactttcaaagtgtaataactaggggtcggaaagatgatttttttttttaggtaatttaagttttcaactattttagtcatttttgggcaaaaagcTATTTCATGAATGTAACTATAAATAACccaaaaccgaggattttcggggaaattgatgggttttggccatgtttaggggaaatttaggagaaatacagggtgggtataaaaacatttggtgctttgtttgtccccgctcaaagGTTTGTTTGACGTTaaacctcaagctttcattaagaggaaatGTTGAGCACATAAGGTAGTGTCATAATGTATATGATTTAATTTTAATCTAAAGTTAGGTGTTAATCCTCCCATCGTTTGCcactaaaaaaaatgttctaaaatgcaagtgaaagcagtcttgatgtcagaaccaaaactaagggcctgctgaagaccggcaagaggCCCAAGGAAGTGGTTGAGCCTTTTGGGGTCCATCAGCAAACTGTTGGTtggtaatggtgcgtctacacgagaaacattctgtcacaaagtttgcctaacaatttcggaaatgtttggtatttgacaaacagttcatctctgagccgtctacacatgaaactacccgatcaaaacggtttgacaaatattttgatttagatttctaatcagatgaacttgaaagtgatcgtatcatttccgaatgggtctttcattcaatatttatgttatgcacgctaaacaagatgattagtataatgaacatagggaaaactgaggaataaaatttgaaaaaaaacaccaatgggcgctatcatgatgagaatgtttcgctttccaaaaaggtcctgtattttgccactttcaatctgtgcggtcatatattggctgaaaccgattactacttgaaggaatgttttgccccgtttcatgaactataccataatCCACCTGGTGAATCACTTCTaataaaaaattgcttttcgaaaggttttcggaattcattttgactatacATCATTAACCAATTGTTCGGAAccgaaaacccgaccaattttccaactcattaaaATCGTGCATAAATGGACAACGGTTCTCCAatagtatcataaactatttaataggcgggtacgggtcgaaatatgacaacgatatatagtccaaaaaagctcatgtcagaaacgtaaacacaaatatagtaagagtattaaacatgataaagaccaTTTGGATATTCATatacagttaacattacagatggcattgactacaaagagttcagttttatagaaccaataaggacccgcccacaagagCAGACGGCACCATGGGCACCTtttaatggtgcgtctacacgagaaacattctgtcacaaagtttgcctaattatttcggaaatgttcggtatttgacaaacagttcatctctgagccgtctacacgtgaaactgcccgatcaaaacggtttgacaaatattttgatatagatttctaatcagatgaccttgcaagtgatcgtatcatttcccaatgggtctttcattcaatatttatgtaatGCACTGTAAACAatatgattagtataatgaacatagggaaaactgaggaatgaaatttgaaaaaaaaaataccgatGGGCACTGTcatgatgaaaatgtttcgctttccaaaaaggtccttattttgccaatttcaatctgtgcggtcatatgttggctgaaaccgattactacttgaaggcatgttttgccccgttctatgaactttaccataagccacctgatgattcacttttaataaaaattttgcttttcgaaaggttttcgaacttcattttgactataaatcataacccaattgtttggaaacgaaaacccgaccaattttccaactcattataatcgtgaataaatggacaacagttctccacgagtatcataaactatttaaaaGCCGAgaacgggtcgaaatatgacaacgatatatagttcaaaggtcatgtcagaaacgttaacacaaatacagtaagagcattaacatgataaagacaatttggatatttatatgcagttaacagTACAGATGGCATTTACTAAAAGTgttcagttttatagaacaaataaggacccgcccacagagcagacggcatttcactgggaaggtgatggtcatgggtaACTTTAAAGATATGAGTCAGTGAatgggtaggactcggtccgttgagatccgactgatctggctttcatggctaaaactggcgggcgggaaatggacgaaagagcagtcAAAAGTGGCTGACTGGTCCTGATGCttggtctcaagggtgtacatagaggaccgatcatgtgtccggccaagaacctccaggtatgggccgatgattccgttgtctctgatgatctgatccaacttgtaTCGGATTAATCTTCTtgggacgaggtcaaggaatccatccattccatccatccatccatcgagctttgggttggctcgctcaagtcttgctcacagaagacggatgtaaaagatggggccgggaccatggccggggCCGTGTCCATGACCgagctgagcccgaggacaggcccagggtgggtgggttaactggggtcgacactttcattgtctggacgtgaggagatgaatccggattccggagataggtgatatgttggttgatcgatcgatcgatagatcatcattcaatcctcgataagagatggaagtgtgactactacattaagaggggatgggatgacatctgatgactttgaacattgattgacaattccaggccccttcattctctaagttggggttattctgtgtcaaaatgatccacaatcaatacatttttctttgttataaaccatcatgaatcgaaagagttaagttctttactggctgaaaatggacaccttggttggaagggctagggaggatgctgtcgtccatgaaatatttgctccttggcaaacaatctttaaacatgttcaaatcgagaaatgtttgtgaaatgcttgtgaaatgccaaacaatgtttgtcaaatggctaattatttgccgaattatttgtcgtgtagacgcaccataagaggagaacttcatccaagaacagcgaatccctttacaacagaACCAACtgagggcaaagatctgggattgtgctgatcccaaagagcaagaagatagTGTAAAATATTATTCCAACACTTTTTTACCTTCAATACTGCACTAATACTGGAATATACaaacgaataaaaaaaaccattttcaccGTTTTTAAAcctatttttacgttttcagaacttattttggctgattttcgtaacttaaaaacaaccattttgaccaaacctacaaactatttttccgacccctaatAATAAGtagggccctgtatttagaTAAGGGGACTAGTAATAACTAAACATCTGCCAAATAgtgattgatgaaaatgcatgTCAGGGGATAACAAAGCGTACtaataatattgtttgactAGGTTTTGGACAGCTATACTTCATAATGTATTTGAAGTGGTTTCATATGCTAAAATAAGCTAAAACATAAGCTACTTTCAAAGATGTTtatttagcaaaaaaaatgttcggtatgtttcttttgcaaagaaaatagcAACTAGAAGTCCCGGCATTTGAGCTATAACCACCGTGGGCAGAAGGAGGGCTAAAAAaaccgttaccgttactttaCTAGAAAAGTAACGCTTTACAAGTAACGGCGTTACTCAAGTCCTGTATGTAACTAAAATCTATTCTGGTTCTCTATAACGTGAGCTCTCAATAACCTTGCCAGTCACCCTGATCCAACTTAAACAACTTCACTTCTAATTCTCGAAGTTCACATGGACGAGCACCTTTGACAACTAACATGTGCCAACCAAGTTATTATGATCCAAGTCATTCAATGAGAAGTCCTACATTGGCAATATCTGTCTAGCTAACGTCTGGGTGTCGCTACATGGGACCTTAAGTGCTCTCCGAGATAGGCCGGTAGGATGAATTCCTCCCGGAAGTGGACGAGAGGCATGAAAACCAAGGGATCCTCCTGGTCTTCATCCCCACCCTCTCCTGGCAACTCCGACTCCAGATACGACCTAGATCGGACCGAGTCTGGAGACGTCCTGCAATTGGCTCTCGATCCTGAGGACGAGAAATTCTTTCTCGAGGACGATTCTTCAGATGTGCCCCCATCTAAAACTTCGTCAGCTACGTCCTTGAGCCAGCGANCCCCCCGTTAAAAACCCAGAGACACGTAAACAAGGGATGCCGCCCAAGACGTCAAATATTGCATTCAAGGCCCGAGATCGTCTCAAGGGTCGATCCAATCCATCTATCCCTCCCTCAACTGCGGCCAGATTTGTCAATCCTGAGGGTCGATCGGGCCAAACTGGAGTCAATGGGTCCAGACAGGCGAGTGAGCTACATAAAAGGCTGAATCTTCGCTCAAGGCCGGTTGAAAGATCGCCACACCCCAAGGCTTCTTTTGGTGTTGACCATCCTTTTCGAGGCGATACCACATCAACTCTTTCGAACGCCATCCGAACCAAAACGCTTGAAAAGGTACCTGAACTCAAACCCGTGTCCAAAACTGTCCCTTCCAAATCTCTCCAATCTCGGCTGGGTTTTGCTCCCACTTTACCGCCTATGAGAGCTCAAAGAGGTCCCTTGGGCGATCCAAGTAGGACACCTGAAAGACCCCGTTCGCCTTCGCCTATATTTGGTGATGAAGTTTTGGCTGTGGACTCCCAGAATGGTGCGACATTCAATCGTTCCTTGTCGTTTAGTCCGAATACCAGCCGATCGGGAGGACACGATTTGAATGTGACAATGTCTTCAGAGCAAAGTTCTCAAGAACAGGATGGCAATCAAAGATCAGTGGCAGAATCGGAAGCTAGAGAAGCCATCATTTCTGGGGTCTCGACTGCGTACGTGGACGAACTCATCAGTAATAACCCCGACCAGGAGGATAGTGATCATGAAGAACCCATGGAATGGAACGAGATCGATCCGGGTTTGCTGCAAGAACTCCAGGCTTGTCGGCAAAACGTGCTCGCCAATCCCAACGCTAATTCAGCCCTACAATTAATGTTCAGAAAACAAAAGCCCGAATCTGCGAGGTAAGATCCCTTGGTTGAGGCCCAAAGTTTGAACGAATTCAGACCTTCCAGATGTTGATAGGCCCATTGATATTTGCGTGGAAGGTACCGTTTCAATCCTTTTCTTCTAGTTCGAGAACGGCGGTGATGATCGTGATAGACACCAATGTGTACGTCTCCAATTTGAATCGAATCaaagagatcttggaggatAAGATCTTCACTATGGATATCCGGATCTTTCTTCCGTGGACTGTGCTCCGAGAACTCGACGCCTTGAAATCTCGAAAAAAGACGCCAGAGCTAGCCCAGACTGCCCAAACCGCCATTGCCTTCATCAACCGACATCTCAAGATCAATCCTAGTCGAGTATGACAGTTTGATACTCCTTGGAAGGACTTTTTAATTTATACATATTCTCTCTAGATCGTGGGTCAAACGGCCGAGGAGGAAGTCACCGCCATGACCTCTTTTACTGATAATCAAGATGATCGAATTCTTCAATCCTGTCTCAAGTTGAAAAGAGATGAACACCCTGTGATGCTGCTCACCAACGACAAGAATCTGGCTAATAAGGCTCTTGTATACAAGATAGAAACCTGCAGTGCGTCCCCGAATTACAAGAGCCTTCGGAGTGTGGTCTGGAAACTGAGTTGCCAGAAACAGTCTAGTATCAACGCCTCGGACATTGACCATGTTCATGATATATTCAAGAGTGTTTGGAGCCACATTCACATCTCCACGTAGGAAAGTGATGAATTATTTAGTTTTTGGTTTTCCTCAACACCCTTCATTTCCAGGTGGAACTATTGCCGAGCTTCCGGGGTAAATTTTGATTGTAGTCCACCTAGTCCTGATTGTCAGTTCACGTTCTCTTCGTCAACAGAGTTCGTGGTTCACTTGAAAGAGCTCTCAATCTTTGTGTTACGCATGAGTGGAGTTCACACTTGGTAAAGTGGATATGAATATGCTTATTGATCCAAAAGATTGCCATGTTTCTGGCAACGATATAATTCATAGATAACAAAATTGACTCCTTAGGCTGTTATCCTTTACTCGAGATGGTGTTCAAGACGACAATGAGGCCTTAAATCGAAACGTGCGAAAATACACCGAGTACCTGAATACCTTCCATCGCCAACTCGTGCCCAAAACGCCAATGTTCAAGGATATTCCTAGTACTTCAATAACTGCGCCAGCTTTGATGGCCTTCATGAAGCACCCAACTATGAAGGTCAACTTCAATAACGCCAGTATTCAACTCTTGGCTCTCTCTAATGCACTTCAAGAATGCAAAGAGATTGTAATCTAGATTCTaatatttgtttgaaaaaggtatttgTTGATCGAAATCGAAAAGTTTGTATGTTGAtatatcttaaaaaaaatcacaaagtttTATTTGCATCAAGCAAGGACATCTGACAAATGATTTCCATCGTAAGAGAGGTGGGAAATTTGGGTCTTCTCTTCTCTATTCTTCTTTAATAGTATTGTTTTGTCGTTGAATGGGTATTTCATGGTTCTCGTCTTTGGGCGGCTCATTGGCTTTCAAGGGTGCCTCAATGCTCAAGATCCCATCCGCTTTGAGAACCGATTTCAGGTGGTCAATGTCTACATTCTCCGGGATTGTATAGCATCGTGTGATCTCTTGATAATGCCGAGATCCATCCTCGTCTTTCTGCTCCAATTTGGCTTCGATTTGCAGGCTTCGCTCTTGTAGATTGATCTTGACGTCTTCGGGTTTGAATCCATGGAGGTCCAATTGCAATCTGTATTTGCCATCATCCTGAGATAGGTGTTGAACTGGCGGAACAAGAGTAAAGGAAGGTAGAGATCCGGATCGTTGCCCGCCCCaaaatcgatccatttcaCGTTCCATGCGCGTGATGTTGCGTTCCATGTCTCTGACCAAAGAACCGGTCACGGAAAGTGGATCCCATCTGGAACAGAATATGATCACGTTATTTGCCACCAATCAgttgaaattaaatgaagcCATTGAACTAAAACTTGGAGCTTGAAGTGACATAACCTTCTTTTTTAACAGGTACTACAAGCATCATAACTATCGAACGATTGAGAAGCTGAATGGTCCATACATGAACTACATTGTCTAGAGATCCTCAAATTCTATTGTGATCAGTTTTGAGTTTGTTTTCGCGAACAGTTGTAGAACTACTGTACTACTTACTTTGTTGGAGGACCAAAGAATGTACGACGACATGATCTTGCACCAAAAGGTATAAGACGATGGCAATTTCGGATTCGCAGCATGATAACACTGGATTATGCTAGGAAATTGATATGCTTTAGCCCAGGTTCTTCTTCTCTGTCTGATGTAACGTTTGGTGAGATGTCCAAATTTAAAGACCGACTTAGTGTTCTGTTATGAAAAGAGTGCTGTCATGTGAAGCGCCATCTAGCGCATTCGCCTAGTAACGGGTCAAAGTTTCCAAAAGGAAGACCAACAGAACATAGATTTGGGTGACATAAAAACAGGCGCAACAAAAACGGAAAAAGGCAAACCAAAGTTTTGGATCCCCACACTGCTAAAGAAACTGGCATACATGTGGACAAAAAGATACAAAACAAAAGAGAGCATACAAAAACAGAATTTGGCACACTGAACTCTATGAGGGCACCTTAAACAGATTTTTTGcccacaaaaagagcaaagaagctcagaaacaaaaagaaattacaaACCAAAAATTTAGCAGAATGATGATGGCAAGGTGACCAACTGACCATGTGCAAGGCAGATGATTGAGATTATAGAAAGAGCTCAGTTAATTGATGCCTAGGCAAGGATATATTTAACAGGAGGATTAGACATAGCAATTGGCAAAGCAAGGTcactttg contains the following coding sequences:
- the LOC131888697 gene encoding transcriptional protein SWT1-like; translated protein: MPPKTSNIAFKARDRLKGRSNPSIPPSTAARFVNPEGRSGQTGVNGSRQASELHKRLNLRSRPVERSPHPKASFGVDHPFRGDTTSTLSNAIRTKTLEKVPELKPVSKTVPSKSLQSRLGFAPTLPPMRAQRGPLGDPSRTPERPRSPSPIFGDEVLAVDSQNGATFNRSLSFSPNTSRSGGHDLNVTMSSEQSSQEQDGNQRSVAESEAREAIISGVSTAYVDELISNNPDQEDSDHEEPMEWNEIDPGLLQELQACRQNVLANPNANSALQLMFRKQKPESASSRTAVMIVIDTNVYVSNLNRIKEILEDKIFTMDIRIFLPWTVLRELDALKSRKKTPELAQTAQTAIAFINRHLKINPSRIVGQTAEEEVTAMTSFTDNQDDRILQSCLKLKRDEHPVMLLTNDKNLANKALVYKIETCSASPNYKSLRSVVWKLSCQKQSSINASDIDHVHDIFKSVWSHIHISTWNYCRASGVNFDCSPPSPDCQFTFSSSTEFVVHLKELSIFVLRMSGVHTWLLSFTRDGVQDDNEALNRNVRKYTEYLNTFHRQLVPKTPMFKDIPSTSITAPALMAFMKHPTMKVNFNNASIQLLALSNALQECKEIVI
- the LOC131888698 gene encoding heat shock protein Hsp-16.48/Hsp-16.49-like; the protein is MLRIRNCHRLIPFGARSCRRTFFGPPTKWDPLSVTGSLVRDMERNITRMEREMDRFWGGQRSGSLPSFTLVPPVQHLSQDDGKYRLQLDLHGFKPEDVKINLQERSLQIEAKLEQKDEDGSRHYQEITRCYTIPENVDIDHLKSVLKADGILSIEAPLKANEPPKDENHEIPIQRQNNTIKEE